In a genomic window of Candidatus Tumulicola sp.:
- a CDS encoding DUF1254 domain-containing protein has protein sequence MMKPVAGKPRLSTALFFAMVFLLAAFPPSAAAQGAQPAQIEAAAREAYIYGFPMVDLYRIMFGYFIDSRTPAFKGPFNTLVNSANVYTPADTTVQTPNSDTPYSFIGLDLRADGLVFTMPAIEKNRYYSAQFVDQYTYNIAYAGTRTTGNGGAKILIVGPDWKGPTPSAITKVVRFDTEFGLVGIRTQLFGPSDLDNVRKIQAGYTVQSLSSYLGTTAPPAAPAVDWLPPLTPAEERTSPQAFNLLAFILQFCPTRPSEVALRQSFASIGIVPGKPFDAGSRASSYVAGMAAGQKGIDTARAAVTGTNDLFGTPEEMHDNYLNRAVGAQYGILGNSVAEAQYFGITKSSNGQPLSGSANYTIHFAKGEFPPARAFWSVTLYNLPQQLLVANPISRYLINSPMLPSLKLDNDGGLTIYIQSTSPGTNEESNWLPAPAGPFFMILRVYWPKESAINGQWKPPLVTVAT, from the coding sequence ATGATGAAACCTGTTGCAGGCAAACCCCGGTTGTCCACGGCTCTTTTCTTCGCGATGGTGTTTTTATTAGCGGCATTTCCGCCTTCCGCCGCGGCCCAGGGTGCACAACCTGCGCAGATAGAGGCTGCGGCTAGAGAAGCGTATATCTATGGATTTCCGATGGTTGACCTCTACCGGATTATGTTCGGCTACTTCATTGATTCGAGAACCCCAGCCTTCAAGGGACCTTTTAATACACTTGTCAACAGTGCGAACGTCTACACTCCCGCCGACACGACTGTTCAAACACCGAACTCCGATACGCCATATTCATTTATCGGCCTCGATTTACGAGCTGACGGGCTCGTGTTTACGATGCCTGCGATCGAAAAGAATCGTTACTACTCGGCGCAGTTCGTCGATCAATACACGTATAATATCGCCTACGCGGGTACGCGTACAACGGGCAATGGCGGCGCCAAAATCCTCATCGTCGGGCCAGATTGGAAGGGCCCGACGCCAAGCGCCATTACGAAGGTTGTTCGCTTCGACACGGAGTTCGGGCTCGTTGGAATCCGCACGCAGCTTTTTGGACCCTCGGACCTCGATAACGTTAGGAAGATTCAGGCCGGGTACACGGTTCAATCGTTGTCGTCATACCTCGGGACAACCGCACCACCAGCGGCACCGGCGGTAGATTGGCTTCCACCACTGACTCCAGCAGAGGAGCGCACGTCACCACAGGCTTTCAATCTCCTCGCCTTCATCTTACAATTTTGTCCGACGCGTCCGAGTGAGGTTGCGCTTCGGCAAAGCTTTGCGAGCATCGGTATCGTCCCGGGTAAGCCGTTCGATGCGGGCTCGCGGGCCAGCTCGTATGTCGCCGGCATGGCGGCTGGGCAAAAAGGAATCGACACCGCTCGCGCTGCGGTTACGGGTACAAACGATCTCTTTGGGACTCCTGAGGAGATGCACGACAACTATCTGAATCGAGCGGTCGGAGCGCAGTACGGAATACTTGGGAATAGCGTAGCGGAAGCCCAGTATTTTGGAATCACGAAATCATCGAATGGTCAGCCGCTTAGTGGCTCTGCTAACTATACGATCCACTTCGCTAAGGGTGAGTTCCCTCCGGCCAGAGCATTTTGGTCGGTGACCCTGTACAACTTGCCGCAGCAACTTCTGGTCGCAAATCCCATTAGCAGGTATCTAATTAACTCACCGATGCTTCCAAGCCTGAAATTGGATAATGATGGCGGACTAACGATCTACATCCAAAGTACGT
- a CDS encoding choice-of-anchor tandem repeat GloVer-containing protein, producing the protein MFYGEAAAGGKGDCDTADQPGCGLIYSVTKSGHVKVIYTFAGGTDAGSPSGGLTADKGALYGTSTAGRKDPACESSYGCGAVFKVTPSGKETVLHVFTGKRDDGVLPKTGLVLLNGTFYGTTFTGGTYDCGTTAYFFGCGTVFEITPSGAEKTIHNFKGGSDGRYPSGLFVVNGVLYGTTSGGGDACKPYGGCGTFFKMTASGEKKILYSFPGTPDVSSPISSFLYENGTFYGVSGGGGSHALGTAFAVTLQP; encoded by the coding sequence GTGTTTTACGGTGAAGCGGCTGCCGGCGGAAAAGGCGACTGCGATACCGCCGACCAGCCCGGTTGTGGGCTCATCTATAGCGTCACCAAGTCGGGTCATGTCAAAGTAATTTATACGTTTGCCGGCGGCACCGATGCCGGCTCTCCGAGCGGCGGCTTAACGGCCGACAAAGGTGCACTGTACGGAACGAGCACCGCGGGTCGCAAGGATCCGGCGTGCGAATCCAGCTACGGCTGCGGGGCCGTTTTCAAAGTGACACCTTCGGGAAAGGAAACAGTTCTTCACGTTTTCACCGGAAAGCGCGACGATGGGGTGCTGCCGAAAACCGGTCTCGTTTTACTGAACGGAACGTTCTACGGCACCACGTTTACTGGTGGGACGTACGATTGTGGGACGACCGCCTACTTCTTCGGTTGTGGAACCGTCTTCGAAATTACACCTTCCGGCGCCGAAAAGACGATTCACAATTTCAAAGGGGGGAGTGATGGCCGCTATCCGAGCGGTCTTTTCGTCGTCAACGGCGTTCTCTATGGAACGACGAGCGGCGGAGGCGACGCCTGCAAGCCCTACGGAGGATGTGGAACGTTCTTCAAAATGACCGCTTCGGGTGAGAAAAAAATCCTCTACTCCTTTCCCGGAACGCCAGATGTTAGCAGTCCTATTTCCTCGTTTTTATACGAAAACGGGACGTTTTACGGCGTCTCGGGCGGCGGAGGTTCGCATGCGTTGGGAACGGCTTTCGCAGTAACGCTGCAGCCCTGA
- a CDS encoding glycine-rich protein, translating to MPFARADAAARSRTFEYTGRSQPFIVPAGVTQVTILADGAAGGSVSYPQVGGRGGRVYAIVPVQPNETLYVRVGGTADGTKGGYNGGGNGEFIQSYNAGSGGGGGASDIREGGKLLSNRIVVAAGGGGSGFHGYSNDGGAGGPGGTRTGGKGVKGQYGEAGSGGNGGAPNHGGKGGKRGDGCDYQHCNLHGQAGRRGTFGIGGDGGGNSCPASCFPGGGGGGGGAGWYGGGGGGSGVSSTTDTGAGGGGGGGSSYVEPNAIGVRMYRGWKDATGNGVVTLRWPQ from the coding sequence ATGCCATTTGCTCGCGCGGACGCGGCGGCGCGATCTCGGACGTTCGAGTACACCGGTAGATCACAACCATTTATTGTGCCGGCCGGCGTAACGCAAGTAACGATCCTCGCCGACGGTGCGGCCGGCGGGAGCGTAAGTTATCCGCAAGTTGGCGGGCGCGGCGGTCGCGTTTACGCGATAGTGCCCGTGCAGCCGAACGAAACGCTTTACGTGCGTGTAGGTGGCACCGCAGACGGAACTAAGGGTGGCTATAACGGTGGGGGTAACGGTGAATTCATTCAGTCGTACAACGCCGGCTCGGGCGGCGGTGGCGGAGCGAGCGATATTCGTGAAGGTGGAAAATTGTTGAGTAATCGGATCGTCGTTGCGGCAGGCGGCGGTGGTTCCGGTTTCCACGGTTACAGCAACGACGGAGGGGCAGGCGGACCGGGTGGGACCCGCACCGGCGGCAAAGGCGTTAAGGGGCAGTATGGCGAGGCCGGGTCCGGTGGAAACGGCGGCGCGCCGAATCATGGCGGAAAGGGCGGCAAGCGCGGCGACGGCTGCGACTACCAGCACTGCAACCTTCATGGGCAAGCCGGTCGACGCGGCACGTTCGGCATCGGCGGTGACGGAGGCGGAAATAGCTGCCCCGCCAGCTGTTTTCCGGGCGGTGGCGGCGGCGGCGGCGGTGCTGGATGGTACGGTGGCGGGGGCGGCGGGTCCGGCGTATCGTCAACCACGGATACCGGCGCCGGCGGGGGCGGTGGCGGCGGATCGTCGTACGTCGAACCGAACGCGATAGGCGTTCGTATGTACAGAGGCTGGAAAGATGCTACCGGCAATGGCGTTGTAACCCTTAGATGGCCTCAGTAG
- a CDS encoding VOC family protein — MKIQLGTVWHFSLAVRDPEKHAQFWTKNFDLQEMFRSDEAIALTNDAMIIGFFKGTPHPDTIDHISFHLDGTRALREALDTLKKNGVELEDPGDEIGPTSPGSPHLGLWFRDPDGYRWELSVQNAARGS, encoded by the coding sequence ATGAAAATACAACTTGGCACGGTTTGGCATTTCAGTCTTGCCGTCAGAGACCCGGAGAAGCACGCGCAGTTTTGGACCAAGAACTTCGATCTGCAGGAAATGTTCCGGTCCGATGAGGCCATCGCGCTGACGAACGACGCCATGATCATCGGGTTCTTCAAAGGCACACCACATCCAGACACGATCGACCACATATCGTTTCACCTCGACGGTACGCGCGCGCTGCGCGAAGCGCTCGACACGTTGAAGAAAAATGGCGTAGAACTGGAAGACCCGGGTGACGAGATCGGCCCTACATCGCCGGGCTCGCCGCATTTAGGCTTGTGGTTTCGCGATCCGGACGGATATCGCTGGGAGCTCTCGGTTCAGAACGCTGCGCGCGGTTCCTGA